Proteins from a genomic interval of Hydrogenophaga sp. PAMC20947:
- a CDS encoding ABC transporter substrate-binding protein, whose product MKLTTLVAALAVGLGATSAFAQDSGPVKIGFITDMSGLYADIDGPAGAEMVKWAAEDFGGKVLNRPIEVLSADHQNKADVAASKAREWFDQDGMSMLLGGTSSGTNLAMAQLAKEKKRPFISIGAGSARLTNEDCSPFTVHYAYDTVALAKVAGSALVKAGNKSWYFLTADYAFGQSLEADASTVVKANGGTVVGSVKHPLSASDFSSFLLQAQSSKAQILAMANAGGDFTNAMKAAKEFGVNKTMKIAGLLVFINDVHSLGLANTEGLQMADSWYWNQDDASRKFAQRFFDKYKRMPSSLQAADYSATMNYLKAVQTAGTTNGEKVMSTLKSMKIDDFYTKGSIRKDGRMIHDMYLFEVKSAKESTKPWDYYKLVATVPGDQAFTTPAESKCSMMK is encoded by the coding sequence ATGAAACTCACAACCCTCGTTGCAGCCCTCGCCGTCGGCCTCGGCGCCACCAGCGCATTTGCACAAGACAGCGGACCGGTCAAAATCGGCTTCATCACCGACATGTCGGGCCTGTACGCCGACATCGACGGCCCCGCAGGCGCCGAGATGGTGAAGTGGGCTGCTGAAGACTTCGGCGGCAAGGTGCTCAACCGCCCCATCGAAGTGCTGTCCGCCGACCACCAGAACAAGGCCGACGTGGCCGCCTCCAAGGCCCGTGAGTGGTTCGACCAGGACGGCATGTCCATGCTGCTCGGTGGCACCAGCTCGGGCACCAACCTCGCTATGGCCCAATTGGCCAAAGAGAAGAAGCGCCCCTTCATCTCCATCGGCGCCGGTTCAGCACGCCTGACCAACGAAGACTGCTCGCCGTTCACCGTGCACTACGCCTACGACACGGTCGCCTTGGCCAAAGTCGCCGGCAGTGCGCTGGTCAAAGCCGGGAACAAGAGCTGGTATTTCCTCACCGCCGATTACGCTTTCGGACAATCGCTGGAAGCCGATGCGTCCACCGTGGTGAAAGCCAATGGTGGCACCGTGGTGGGTTCAGTGAAGCACCCGCTGAGCGCCTCCGACTTCTCCTCTTTCCTGCTCCAGGCGCAATCGTCCAAGGCGCAGATCCTCGCCATGGCCAACGCCGGTGGTGACTTCACCAACGCGATGAAAGCGGCCAAGGAATTTGGCGTCAACAAGACGATGAAGATCGCCGGCCTGCTGGTGTTCATCAACGACGTGCACAGCCTGGGTCTGGCGAATACCGAAGGCCTGCAAATGGCAGACAGCTGGTACTGGAACCAGGACGACGCTTCACGCAAGTTTGCCCAGCGCTTCTTCGACAAGTACAAGCGCATGCCGTCCAGCCTGCAGGCAGCCGACTACTCCGCGACCATGAACTACCTCAAGGCCGTTCAGACTGCGGGCACCACCAACGGTGAAAAGGTCATGAGCACGCTCAAGAGCATGAAAATTGACGACTTCTACACCAAGGGCAGCATCCGCAAAGACGGTCGCATGATCCATGACATGTACCTGTTCGAAGTGAAGTCAGCCAAAGAATCGACCAAGCCATGGGACTACTACAAGCTGGTGGCCACGGTACCTGGAGACCAGGCTTTCACCACGCCCGCCGAGTCGAAGTGCTCGATGATGAAATAA
- a CDS encoding branched-chain amino acid ABC transporter permease produces MSANRVTRITYLVLLALLLIAPFLGIYPVLVMKLLCFALFACAFNLLLGFTGLLSFGHAAFFGFAAYVTGWVVTALGWTPELALLAGTGTGALLGLLIGSVAIRRQGIYFAMITLALAQMVYFVCLQAPFTGGEDGLQGVPRGALFGLLSLKPDTVMYYFTVLVFVLCFMAITRIVTSPFGQVLKMIRENEPRAISLGYQVDRYKLLAFVLSASLAGLAGSLKTLVMGFATLTDVHWSMSGEVILMSLLGGVGTFFGPVLGAGTVIALQNVLADKVGAWVTVIIGAIFVLCVMAFRKGMVGEIQAWRLRRSARLS; encoded by the coding sequence ATGTCAGCCAACCGCGTCACACGCATCACCTATCTGGTTTTGCTCGCCCTCTTGCTGATCGCGCCCTTTTTGGGCATCTACCCCGTGCTCGTGATGAAGCTGCTGTGCTTCGCACTGTTTGCCTGTGCGTTCAACCTGCTGCTGGGCTTCACGGGTCTGCTGTCCTTCGGACACGCGGCGTTTTTCGGATTTGCCGCCTATGTCACTGGCTGGGTGGTCACCGCGCTGGGCTGGACACCGGAGCTGGCACTGCTGGCCGGCACCGGAACCGGGGCACTGCTGGGCCTGCTGATCGGCTCCGTAGCGATCCGGCGCCAGGGCATCTACTTCGCCATGATCACGCTGGCATTGGCCCAGATGGTGTACTTCGTCTGCTTGCAAGCCCCCTTCACCGGTGGCGAAGACGGTTTGCAGGGTGTTCCGCGCGGCGCCCTGTTCGGACTGCTGTCCCTCAAGCCCGACACCGTGATGTACTACTTCACCGTGCTGGTGTTTGTCCTGTGCTTCATGGCCATCACCCGGATCGTGACCTCGCCTTTTGGCCAGGTGCTGAAGATGATTCGGGAAAACGAACCCAGAGCGATATCGCTCGGTTACCAGGTCGATCGCTACAAGCTGCTGGCTTTTGTCTTGTCGGCCAGCCTGGCCGGCCTGGCGGGCTCGCTCAAGACCCTGGTGATGGGGTTTGCCACGCTCACCGATGTGCATTGGTCCATGTCCGGTGAAGTCATTCTCATGAGCCTGCTCGGTGGTGTCGGCACCTTCTTCGGACCGGTGCTCGGTGCGGGGACCGTGATTGCCTTGCAAAACGTGCTGGCTGACAAAGTCGGTGCTTGGGTGACCGTCATCATCGGCGCAATTTTTGTGTTGTGCGTCATGGCTTTCCGCAAAGGCATGGTCGGCGAGATTCAGGCCTGGCGTTTGCGACGCAGCGCGCGCTTGTCATAA
- a CDS encoding branched-chain amino acid ABC transporter permease, translating into MDIFGIPIQAFMGQLMLGLVNGAFYAMLSLGLAVIFGLLDIVNFAHGALYMLGAFAAWILLDQWGINYWFSLILAPLIVGLFGAIIERLLLKRLYGLDPIYGLLLTFGISLILEGLLRQKYGVSGQSYPVPELLSGATNLGFMVLPNYRAWVVVVSLTVCLGTWFLIERTRLGAYLRAGTENAKLLQAFGVNVPLMVMLTYGAGAALAGLAGVLAAPIIQVTPLMGSNLVIVVFAVVVIGGMGSIMGSILTGLGLGLIEGLTRVFYPEASSVVVFVIMVIVLFLRPAGLFGKEA; encoded by the coding sequence ATGGACATCTTCGGTATTCCCATTCAGGCATTCATGGGCCAGCTCATGCTCGGGCTGGTCAACGGCGCTTTTTACGCCATGCTCAGCCTGGGCCTGGCGGTCATTTTTGGCTTGCTGGACATTGTCAACTTCGCGCATGGCGCCCTCTACATGCTGGGCGCTTTTGCGGCCTGGATTCTGCTGGACCAATGGGGCATCAACTATTGGTTTTCGCTGATTCTGGCACCGCTGATCGTGGGGCTCTTCGGCGCCATCATCGAACGGCTGCTCCTCAAACGGCTTTACGGGCTTGACCCCATCTACGGACTTTTGCTCACCTTCGGCATCTCGCTGATTCTTGAAGGTCTCCTGCGCCAGAAGTACGGTGTGTCGGGACAGTCGTACCCGGTGCCTGAGCTGCTCTCAGGCGCGACCAACCTCGGCTTCATGGTCTTGCCCAACTACCGGGCATGGGTCGTGGTGGTCTCCTTGACCGTCTGCCTGGGGACCTGGTTCCTGATCGAACGCACCCGCTTGGGCGCATATCTGCGGGCAGGCACTGAAAACGCCAAGCTGTTGCAGGCGTTCGGTGTCAACGTGCCGCTCATGGTGATGCTCACCTACGGCGCTGGTGCGGCCCTGGCTGGCCTGGCCGGCGTGCTCGCAGCACCGATCATCCAGGTCACGCCCTTGATGGGATCCAACCTGGTGATCGTGGTTTTTGCGGTTGTCGTGATCGGCGGCATGGGATCCATCATGGGCTCCATCCTCACGGGCCTCGGACTGGGTCTGATCGAAGGGCTGACACGGGTTTTCTATCCTGAGGCGTCCAGCGTCGTGGTGTTTGTCATCATGGTCATCGTGCTGTTCCTGCGTCCAGCAGGGTTGTTTGGAAAGGAAGCCTGA
- a CDS encoding ABC transporter ATP-binding protein has product MSRELLRIDQLHAWYGESHILHGVDLLVHEGEVVTLLGRNGAGRTTTLRAIVGLTGQRKGSIQINGEESINLPPHRIAHMGVGYCPEERGIFASLSAEENLMLPPVVGPGGMSLDEIYEMFPNLKERASSPGTRLSGGEQQMLAVARILRTGARLLLLDEISEGLAPVIVQKLAEMILALKARGYTIVLVEQNFRFAAPLADRFYVMEHGQIVQQFAQAELKDNMTMLQQYLGV; this is encoded by the coding sequence ATGAGCCGAGAGCTGTTGCGTATCGATCAACTGCACGCCTGGTATGGCGAGTCACACATCTTGCATGGTGTTGATCTGCTGGTTCACGAGGGCGAGGTTGTCACGTTGCTGGGCCGCAATGGCGCCGGCCGCACCACGACGTTGCGTGCCATCGTGGGCCTGACGGGCCAGCGCAAGGGATCCATTCAAATCAATGGCGAAGAGTCGATCAATCTGCCGCCTCACCGCATCGCACACATGGGTGTCGGTTACTGCCCGGAAGAGCGCGGCATTTTCGCGAGTCTGAGCGCCGAGGAAAACCTGATGCTGCCGCCCGTGGTGGGCCCAGGCGGCATGAGCCTGGATGAAATTTACGAAATGTTCCCCAACTTGAAAGAGCGCGCCAGCAGCCCCGGCACGCGCTTGTCAGGCGGAGAACAACAGATGCTGGCAGTGGCTCGCATTTTGCGCACGGGCGCACGCCTGCTCCTGCTAGATGAAATTTCCGAGGGTCTTGCGCCGGTGATCGTGCAAAAGCTCGCTGAAATGATTCTGGCGCTCAAGGCGCGCGGCTACACCATCGTGCTGGTCGAGCAAAACTTTCGCTTCGCTGCGCCGCTGGCCGATCGTTTCTATGTTATGGAGCATGGCCAGATCGTTCAGCAGTTCGCTCAGGCCGAACTGAAGGACAACATGACCATGCTGCAGCAGTATCTCGGGGTCTGA
- a CDS encoding PAS domain-containing protein has translation MPAPPTDRLRSAQGAPDAPWNASPPRDQRWLLVVLMLGTVVLLWVATAAFLWRDRHLTLEATSTHTSRQALRLSQDLDQTLKVARTSIAQFDERLQRASTTPFQASPSTEAEANAELLAALPLPFELHVLAPEGHTQALVGLLNPSKRLQPEHHNGGKPLPPGTWSLGSVEFLTGQQTLPLSWPATPNLHRVTGYGVDLSFASLQNWLDRDRKLPDDRVSLFWLNDDGSATLLARSPNVPERLGRRVTADWVAPALQQPSGVLDLVSQIDQHHRRVAYHRLAGAASSLVIVYGADIPAALSAWRAQLPFLVGLVLLLSLAMGFGGWRLNRALRALTLGEKRFQLVLDSGHVWDWDIPSNKMRYTQHFLARQGYTNEPHESKIDALFEHIEPEDGLRLKTALNNHLATGERYAETFRTRDAQGHIHWFETQGQAFWDSDGQARYMAGTAFEITSRQMLEDTQRQILKRLDTVANASPVLYWTSNLSGQVDWVNHRWLEFTGRDEEEELGHGWLDGIHPDDRERTREAMATTLIHQRPFAMEFRLRFRDGSHRWVMEQCRPLLDADQMPIGFIGSCLDLTALKQAEADARQRGAMLESVFTVLQDMLFVMDMEGRIVSYHSAADDILYVPPEAFMGRTAAEVLPPDVAALINRELALVAPGQMREFEYTLELPQGLRRFNARLARLPDSDHSMLVARDITERESLRRQRERLQQFMALQARLATRFINLPVAELDHDIGLALGEIGAFVQADRAYIFAYDLQSQTASNTHEWCASGIEPAIDQLQDLPMDLIPQWVDAHMRQEAFGVDDVQSLPPGPLREILEPQGIRSLIALPMSASSGLLGFVGFDSVHATHEYTPEEVALLSLFAEMLVNVLGRQRSEAQLHQLTTELEMRVKERTQQLDTSVKRLSQANRELESFAYSVSHDLKSPVRSVEGFTALLLEDHGARLDDEARDYLQRIQRSAHHMARLINDLLAYARIEQMDTLLAAVPLARTAGEVVDALHNDIEASGGRVQLLVAEDLAVRAHPQGLAMVLRNLIDNALKFKRPGVPPEITIEATSQADKVHISVKDHGQGFDMKYHDRIFAIFQRLHRPDEVSGTGIGLAMVHKAVERMDGRIWAESAPGQGSTFHIELPRA, from the coding sequence ATGCCCGCCCCTCCTACTGACCGCTTGCGCTCAGCGCAAGGTGCACCCGATGCGCCATGGAATGCTTCGCCCCCCCGCGATCAACGCTGGCTGCTGGTCGTCCTGATGCTAGGCACCGTAGTCTTGCTGTGGGTGGCGACGGCCGCTTTTTTGTGGCGTGACCGCCATCTGACCCTGGAAGCGACCAGCACCCACACCAGCCGACAAGCCCTGCGCCTGTCGCAGGATCTGGACCAGACGCTCAAAGTGGCGCGCACCTCGATCGCACAATTTGATGAGCGCCTCCAGCGCGCGTCCACCACGCCTTTTCAAGCTTCGCCCTCCACCGAAGCCGAAGCCAACGCGGAGCTGCTCGCCGCGCTCCCGCTGCCGTTTGAACTCCATGTCCTGGCCCCCGAAGGACACACACAGGCACTGGTCGGCCTGCTGAACCCATCCAAGCGCCTTCAGCCAGAGCACCACAACGGTGGGAAACCCCTCCCGCCAGGGACCTGGTCGCTGGGCTCTGTCGAATTCTTGACGGGCCAGCAAACGCTTCCGCTTTCCTGGCCAGCCACGCCCAATCTGCACCGCGTCACAGGGTATGGCGTTGACTTGTCGTTTGCATCGCTTCAAAACTGGCTGGACCGGGATCGAAAACTGCCAGATGACCGGGTCTCATTGTTCTGGCTCAACGATGACGGTTCGGCGACTTTGCTGGCGCGCTCACCCAACGTACCCGAACGACTCGGGCGCCGGGTTACCGCAGACTGGGTGGCGCCAGCCTTGCAACAGCCGTCTGGCGTGCTCGACCTGGTGAGCCAGATCGACCAGCATCACCGCCGCGTGGCCTACCACCGCCTCGCCGGTGCCGCCAGCTCGCTGGTAATCGTCTACGGCGCGGACATCCCCGCGGCACTCTCGGCCTGGCGGGCTCAGTTGCCTTTCCTGGTGGGCCTGGTACTGCTCCTGTCATTGGCCATGGGCTTTGGCGGCTGGCGACTCAACCGGGCTTTGCGGGCATTGACGCTGGGTGAGAAACGGTTCCAGCTGGTGCTGGACTCTGGCCACGTCTGGGACTGGGACATCCCCTCCAACAAGATGCGGTACACGCAGCACTTCCTCGCACGCCAGGGCTACACAAACGAGCCTCATGAAAGCAAGATCGATGCGTTGTTCGAGCACATCGAGCCCGAAGACGGCCTGCGCCTCAAGACAGCCCTGAACAACCACCTCGCCACAGGGGAACGCTACGCAGAGACCTTCCGCACAAGGGATGCGCAGGGCCACATCCACTGGTTTGAAACGCAGGGGCAAGCCTTCTGGGACAGCGACGGCCAAGCCCGGTATATGGCCGGAACCGCCTTCGAGATCACGTCCCGGCAGATGCTTGAGGACACGCAGCGCCAGATCCTCAAACGCCTGGACACGGTCGCCAACGCTTCGCCCGTGCTGTACTGGACATCCAACCTGTCGGGACAGGTTGACTGGGTGAACCACCGATGGCTGGAGTTCACCGGACGGGACGAAGAAGAAGAGCTGGGCCATGGCTGGCTCGACGGCATCCACCCCGATGATCGCGAGCGCACCAGAGAAGCCATGGCGACCACGCTGATTCACCAGCGCCCGTTTGCCATGGAATTTCGGCTCCGCTTTCGCGACGGCAGCCACCGCTGGGTCATGGAGCAATGCCGGCCATTGCTTGACGCGGATCAGATGCCCATCGGCTTCATCGGATCTTGCCTGGACCTGACCGCGCTCAAGCAAGCCGAAGCAGATGCCCGGCAACGGGGCGCCATGCTGGAAAGCGTGTTCACCGTGCTGCAAGACATGCTGTTCGTGATGGACATGGAAGGCCGCATCGTTTCGTACCACAGCGCCGCCGATGACATCCTCTATGTGCCACCTGAGGCGTTTATGGGCCGCACCGCCGCCGAAGTCCTGCCACCCGACGTGGCGGCCCTGATCAACCGGGAATTGGCTTTGGTGGCCCCCGGGCAAATGCGTGAATTCGAGTACACACTGGAGTTGCCACAAGGTTTGCGGAGATTCAACGCCCGCCTTGCTCGCCTGCCCGACAGCGACCACTCCATGCTGGTGGCCAGGGACATCACCGAGCGCGAGAGTCTGAGGCGCCAGCGAGAGCGGCTGCAGCAATTCATGGCGTTGCAGGCCCGGCTGGCCACGCGATTCATCAACTTGCCCGTGGCCGAACTCGACCACGACATCGGATTGGCCCTGGGTGAGATTGGTGCGTTTGTGCAGGCGGACAGGGCCTACATCTTTGCCTACGACTTGCAGTCCCAGACCGCCAGCAACACCCACGAATGGTGTGCCTCAGGCATTGAGCCGGCCATCGACCAGCTCCAAGACTTGCCCATGGACTTGATACCCCAATGGGTTGACGCCCATATGCGACAGGAAGCTTTCGGCGTGGACGACGTACAGAGTCTGCCCCCAGGCCCTCTGCGCGAGATCCTGGAACCACAGGGCATACGGAGCCTGATCGCGTTGCCCATGAGCGCGTCCAGCGGGCTGCTGGGTTTCGTCGGATTCGACTCGGTTCACGCCACCCACGAGTACACCCCGGAAGAGGTGGCCTTGCTGAGTCTGTTTGCAGAAATGCTGGTCAACGTATTGGGCCGCCAGCGTTCAGAAGCCCAACTGCACCAGCTCACCACCGAACTGGAAATGCGGGTCAAGGAACGCACACAGCAGCTCGACACGAGTGTGAAACGCCTGAGCCAGGCCAACCGCGAACTGGAGTCCTTCGCCTATTCGGTGTCGCACGATCTCAAATCACCGGTCAGGAGCGTTGAAGGTTTCACCGCGTTGCTGCTGGAGGATCACGGCGCCCGCCTGGATGATGAAGCGCGCGACTACCTGCAGCGCATCCAGCGTTCGGCCCACCACATGGCGCGCCTGATCAACGATCTGCTGGCCTATGCGCGCATCGAGCAAATGGACACGCTCCTCGCTGCAGTGCCGCTGGCGCGCACCGCAGGCGAAGTCGTGGATGCCTTGCACAACGACATTGAAGCCAGTGGTGGCCGCGTACAACTGCTTGTTGCCGAAGATCTGGCGGTTCGCGCACATCCGCAGGGCCTTGCCATGGTGCTGCGCAACCTCATTGACAACGCCCTGAAATTCAAGCGCCCAGGCGTACCGCCCGAGATCACCATCGAAGCCACCAGCCAGGCCGACAAGGTGCACATTTCAGTGAAAGACCATGGGCAAGGTTTTGACATGAAATACCATGACCGAATCTTTGCGATCTTCCAGCGCCTGCACCGGCCAGATGAGGTCAGCGGCACGGGCATCGGACTGGCCATGGTGCACAAGGCGGTGGAGCGCATGGACGGCCGCATCTGGGCGGAAAGTGCGCCCGGGCAAGGATCCACATTTCACATTGAGCTGCCACGGGCCTAG
- a CDS encoding ABC transporter ATP-binding protein: MSDGIILETQGLTKAFKGFVAVDHVDLKVRRGHIHALIGPNGAGKTTFFNLLTKFLTPSAGTIRFNGIDITHEKPAETARRGIVRSFQISAVFPHMTVLENVRAALQRNLGTSFHFWKSEATLEHLHDRAHELLAEVDLQDFAEELTVNLPYGRKRALELATTMALKPELMLLDEPTQGMGHEDVARVTALIKKVSVGRTILMVEHNMNVVSSIADRITVLQRGAIIADGPYDEVSANPQVIEAYMGNTDAELQGAHA; this comes from the coding sequence TTGTCAGACGGTATCATTTTGGAAACTCAAGGCCTGACCAAAGCCTTCAAAGGTTTCGTTGCGGTGGATCACGTGGATCTCAAAGTGCGTCGAGGCCATATCCATGCGCTGATCGGGCCCAACGGCGCGGGCAAAACCACATTCTTCAATCTGCTCACAAAGTTCCTGACGCCCAGCGCCGGAACCATCCGTTTCAACGGCATTGACATCACGCACGAAAAACCCGCCGAGACCGCACGACGCGGCATTGTCCGGTCGTTCCAGATTTCGGCGGTGTTCCCCCACATGACGGTGCTGGAGAACGTGCGTGCGGCGCTGCAGCGCAACCTGGGTACTTCGTTTCACTTCTGGAAATCTGAAGCCACGCTGGAACACTTGCACGACCGCGCCCACGAATTGCTGGCCGAGGTGGACCTCCAGGATTTCGCCGAAGAGCTGACCGTGAATTTGCCCTACGGGCGCAAACGGGCGCTGGAATTGGCCACCACCATGGCACTGAAGCCCGAGCTCATGCTGCTTGATGAGCCCACCCAGGGCATGGGACATGAAGATGTGGCCCGCGTCACCGCGCTGATCAAAAAGGTCTCTGTCGGCCGAACCATCCTGATGGTTGAACACAATATGAACGTGGTGTCGTCCATCGCCGACCGGATCACTGTTTTGCAGCGTGGCGCGATCATCGCCGACGGCCCTTACGACGAAGTCTCTGCCAACCCCCAAGTGATCGAGGCCTACATGGGCAACACCGACGCCGAATTGCAAGGAGCCCATGCATGA